The following are encoded together in the Octopus sinensis linkage group LG15, ASM634580v1, whole genome shotgun sequence genome:
- the LOC115219766 gene encoding tropomodulin-2 isoform X1, protein MVAATKAADMYNSLASKDDKDEDFDWDRLDELLKTLSADEVEELNGDFDPDNSLLPPSQRCRDQTSKLPTGPLNRKKLLAFLEKKAKEEKDWEEAKPYTGEKKGKAYVPKEPPKIENIVDEEVQTEWDDILSKATEEELVDLAAVLGFHGMLNQVQYNASIEDKEIVGGFAGVARAEDLRVFEELAPNTTNYEESLTRLKDNDPKLKHLNLNNIKGIPKEKLIEIVGTLKTNTHLEIFEMASVDATDFVAKALGEALKDNKTLQILNIESNFISGESIVEILTGVESHKALKELRVENQKPTLLGNKVEMAITKLIEANDTLLRFGIWFEYPDARVRVQEKIQKNNDLLRQARVGKSDS, encoded by the exons ATG GTTGCAGCAACAAAAGCAGCCGACATGTATAATTCTCTTGCTTCAAAGGATGACAAGGATGAAGACTTTGACTGGGATCGGTTAGATGAACTTCTCAAGACACTTAGTGCAGATGAAGTTGAGGAGCTTAATGGAGATTTTGATCCAGAT AATTCTTTACTCCCACCATCCCAGAGGTGCAGAGATCAAACATCAAAGCTTCCTACTGGACCTCTGAACAGAAAGAAATTATTAGCATTCCTTGAAAAGAAAGCCAAAGAGGAGAAGGACTGGGAAGAAGCAAAGCCTTATACTGGAGAGAAAAAAG GTAAAGCCTATGTTCCCAAGGAGCCACCCAAGATTGAAAATATTGTAGATGAAGAAGTTCAGACTGAATGGGATGACATTTTGTCTAAAGCTACTGAAGAAGAGCTGGTAGATTTGGCAG CTGTCCTTGGATTCCATGGAATGTTGAATCAAGTTCAGTATAATGCATCCATAGAAGACAAGGAAATCGTTGGTGGATTTGCTG GTGTTGCCAGAGCTGAGGATCTAAGAGTTTTCGAAGAACTGGCTCCTAATACGACTAACTATGAGGAAAGCTTAACAAGACTGAAGGATAATGATCCAAAATTGAAGCATCTTAATCTTAACAACATTAAG ggcattccaaaagaaaaattgatagaaatagTTGGAACactgaagacaaacacacatctagAAATTTTTGAAATGGCTAGTGTGGATGCTACAGATTTTGTGGCCAAG GCATTAGGAGAAGCCTTGAAAGATAACAAAACATTGCAGATCTTAAATATTGAATCAAATTTCATCTCTGGAGAAtcaattgttgaaattttaaCTGGCGTTGAAAGCCACAAAGCATTAAAAGAGCTAAGAGTGGAAAACCAG AAACCAACACTTCTTGGAAACAAAGTAGAAATGGCGATTACTAAACTTATTGAGGCTAATGACACTTTGCTTCGGTTCGGAATTTGGTTTGAATATCCTGATGCCAGAGTCAGAGTCCAGGAGAAAATCCAGAAAAACAATGATTTAC TTCGCCAAGCTCGTGTGGGCAAGAGTGACTCCTGA
- the LOC115219766 gene encoding tropomodulin-2 isoform X2, whose amino-acid sequence MYNSLASKDDKDEDFDWDRLDELLKTLSADEVEELNGDFDPDNSLLPPSQRCRDQTSKLPTGPLNRKKLLAFLEKKAKEEKDWEEAKPYTGEKKGKAYVPKEPPKIENIVDEEVQTEWDDILSKATEEELVDLAAVLGFHGMLNQVQYNASIEDKEIVGGFAGVARAEDLRVFEELAPNTTNYEESLTRLKDNDPKLKHLNLNNIKGIPKEKLIEIVGTLKTNTHLEIFEMASVDATDFVAKALGEALKDNKTLQILNIESNFISGESIVEILTGVESHKALKELRVENQKPTLLGNKVEMAITKLIEANDTLLRFGIWFEYPDARVRVQEKIQKNNDLLRQARVGKSDS is encoded by the exons ATGTATAATTCTCTTGCTTCAAAGGATGACAAGGATGAAGACTTTGACTGGGATCGGTTAGATGAACTTCTCAAGACACTTAGTGCAGATGAAGTTGAGGAGCTTAATGGAGATTTTGATCCAGAT AATTCTTTACTCCCACCATCCCAGAGGTGCAGAGATCAAACATCAAAGCTTCCTACTGGACCTCTGAACAGAAAGAAATTATTAGCATTCCTTGAAAAGAAAGCCAAAGAGGAGAAGGACTGGGAAGAAGCAAAGCCTTATACTGGAGAGAAAAAAG GTAAAGCCTATGTTCCCAAGGAGCCACCCAAGATTGAAAATATTGTAGATGAAGAAGTTCAGACTGAATGGGATGACATTTTGTCTAAAGCTACTGAAGAAGAGCTGGTAGATTTGGCAG CTGTCCTTGGATTCCATGGAATGTTGAATCAAGTTCAGTATAATGCATCCATAGAAGACAAGGAAATCGTTGGTGGATTTGCTG GTGTTGCCAGAGCTGAGGATCTAAGAGTTTTCGAAGAACTGGCTCCTAATACGACTAACTATGAGGAAAGCTTAACAAGACTGAAGGATAATGATCCAAAATTGAAGCATCTTAATCTTAACAACATTAAG ggcattccaaaagaaaaattgatagaaatagTTGGAACactgaagacaaacacacatctagAAATTTTTGAAATGGCTAGTGTGGATGCTACAGATTTTGTGGCCAAG GCATTAGGAGAAGCCTTGAAAGATAACAAAACATTGCAGATCTTAAATATTGAATCAAATTTCATCTCTGGAGAAtcaattgttgaaattttaaCTGGCGTTGAAAGCCACAAAGCATTAAAAGAGCTAAGAGTGGAAAACCAG AAACCAACACTTCTTGGAAACAAAGTAGAAATGGCGATTACTAAACTTATTGAGGCTAATGACACTTTGCTTCGGTTCGGAATTTGGTTTGAATATCCTGATGCCAGAGTCAGAGTCCAGGAGAAAATCCAGAAAAACAATGATTTAC TTCGCCAAGCTCGTGTGGGCAAGAGTGACTCCTGA